One genomic region from Prunus persica cultivar Lovell chromosome G3, Prunus_persica_NCBIv2, whole genome shotgun sequence encodes:
- the LOC18788005 gene encoding TMV resistance protein N translates to MAATSTQQNASPSSHRCTYDAFLSFRGRDTRKGFADHLYRALEVAGIHTFRDDDEIERGANILAELQKAIQESRVSIIVFSKDYASSRWCLDELVMIMDRRETNGHMVMPIFYDVDPSHVRNQTGIFEEAFSRHQQRFNKEMDKVEKWRKALRDVADLGGMVLGDRYESQFIQDIVEVIGNKLDHTWNRRLRVDPYLVGIDNRVEGLNMWLEDGSSDVGVAVVYGMGGIGKTTIAKTAYNQNCNKFQGSSFLADIRATSKLPNGFVHLQRNLLSDLQKGKAKKIYSLDEGITKIKRAIRCKRVLIALDDVDNLEQFNAILGMREWLHPGSKIIITTRHEHLLKAHENCAMFNVEGLLENESLELFSWHAFRQPHPGEGYMDLSRPVVQHCGGVPLALKVLGSALFGKLQMYGKNALQNLDVITEGKIEKILRVSFDSLQDHDKRLFLHIACFFIGRHKDFSITVLDECGFATNIGIQNLVDRCLLIIDGFNKLTMHQLLQDMGRGIIREESPEDPGKRTRVWNKDASNVLRKLTGTATIKGLMLNIPMLIKDESSKIISSGSNRKRFHVEDYDGNCSSSRRRLGFFSWQSITNSFPVSNEIGFKTEGFRSMHNLELLLLDNVKISGGYEDFPTNLIWLSWRGFALKSIPTNFYLENLIALDLRNSSLQHVWKGTRFLPRLKILNLSHSHGLVTTPDLSGSPDLERLILKDCINLKEVDESIGDLEKLVFLNLKDCKNLMKLPIRISMLRSLQELILSGCSNLVLPASKIVENQSDSTPSDMKKVSLLFAVKSWQSIRSWVLPRKNLQLTSASLPQFLKSLDMAYCNLSEIPNDLPSSLSSLERLNLDGNPFLSLPVNLNGLSKLQRLSLDMCPNLEMIPELPPSVEALIATRCTSLKRVLLNLPDMLPTIRLAVIACENVVEIQNVFKKRPLRSVDIEMIKDIGLFNLESIGSTEVEMFDYLTLTRRKGPLQGLDECGIFSIFLPGSEVPDWFCYKSSMGNSELSITIPPHLNLKIRGLNACVVYAHDEVDDDKGRGFYRAPFLNISNETKGLKWTYVPVTIGFSKEKEHMLWLSHWRFANDELKGGDEIRVSVRVDKDDILIKEFGIQLVYEQNNNEGTVTEDITTMFQHETTPPSTQNHVVAGDVSASASRFHKNKNNKVGEYYICNHNGWYP, encoded by the exons ATGGCTGCCACCAGCACGCAGCAGAATGCTTCTCCGTCCTCTCACCGGTGCACTTATGATGCATTCTTGAGCTTCAGGGGCAGAGACACACGCAAGGGATTTGCTGATCACCTCTACAGGGCTTTGGAGGTGGCAGGGATCCACACTTTTAGAGATGATGACGAAATCGAGAGAGGAGCAAATATTTTAGCAGAGCTTCAAAAAGCAATACAAGAGTCTCGAGTATCCATCATTGTCTTCTCCAAGGACTACGCTTCCTCGAGATGGTGCCTAGACGAACTAGTGATGATCATGGACCGTAGAGAAACTAATGGGCACATGGTTATGCCGATTTTCTATGACGTGGATCCATCCCATGTCAGGAACCAGACAGGAATTTTTGAAGAAGCATTTTCCAGACACCAACAGCGCTTCAACAAGGAGATGGACAAGGTGGAGAAGTGGAGAAAAGCTCTCAGAGATGTTGCAGATTTGGGAGGGATGGTCTTAGGAGATCG GTACGAGTCGCAGTTTATCCAAGATATAGTTGAAGTTATTGGAAATAAACTGGATCACACATGGAATAGGAGATTAAGAGTCGATCCCTATTTAGTTGGAATAGATAATCGTGTGGAAGGCCTAAACATGTGGTTAGAAGATGGATCAAGTGATGTTGGAGTAGCTGTAGTCTATGGGATGGGTGGAATTGGCAAGACCACCATTGCCAAGACTGCTTATAACCAGAACTGCAATAAATTTCAAGGTAGCAGCTTTCTTGCAGATATTAGAGCAACTTCAAAACTTCCCAATGGTTTTGTACACTTGCAAAGGAACCTTCTTTCAGATCTCCAAAAGGGGAAAGCAAAGAAAATATACAGCTTGGATGAAGGAATAACAAAGATCAAACGGGCGATACGTTGCAAAAGAGTTCTTATTGCTCTTGATGATGTGGACAACTTGGAACAATTCAATGCAATTCTTGGAATGCGAGAATGGCTTCATCCAGGAAGTAAAATAATCATAACAACTAGACATGAACATTTGTTAAAGGCTCATGAGAATTGTGCAATGTTTAATGTGGAAGGGTTGCTTGAGAATGAATCACTTGAGCTTTTCAGTTGGCATGCCTTTAGACAACCCCATCCTGGCGAAGGTTACATGGATCTTTCAAGACCTGTAGTGCAACACTGTGGAGGGGTTCCATTAGCTCTTAAAGTTTTAGGATCTGCTCTCTTTGGAAAGCTGCAGATGTATGGGAAAAATGCATTACAGAACTTGGATGTGATTACTGaaggaaaaattgaaaagattcTCAGAGTAAGCTTTGATTCTCTGCAAGATCATGACAAACGTCTATTCCTCCATATAGCCTGTTTCTTCATAGGAAGACACAAggatttttcaattacagtccTTGATGAATGTGGGTTTGCCACAAACATTGGAATTCAAAATCTGGTTGACAGATGTCTGCTGATAATTGATGGATTCAACAAGTTAACCATGCACCAATTACTTCAAGACATGGGAAGGGGAATTATTCGCGAAGAATCGCCTGAGGATCCTGGAAAACGTACTAGAGTGTGGAATAAAGATGCCTCTaatgttttgagaaaattaacT GGTACAGCAACTATTAAGGGCCTCATGCTCAACATTCCTATGTTAATAAAAGATGAGTCTTCTAAGATAATATCCAGTGGAAGTAACAGAAAAAGATTCCAtgttgaagattatgatggAAACTGTTCAAGCAGCCGACGTCGGCTTGGTTTCTTCTCCTGGCAGTCAATTACAAACTCATTTCCTGTATCAAATGAGATAGGTTTCAAAACAGAGGGATTTAGAAGCATGCACAATCTTGAACTCCTGTTGCTTGATAATGTAAAAATCAGTGGAGGCTATGAAGATTTCCCAACAAATTTAATATGGTTGTCTTGGCGAGGATTCGCTTTAAAGTCTATACCAACCAATTTTTACTTGGAAAATCTAATTGCTCTTGACTTGCGGAACAGCAGCCTCCAACATGTTTGGAAGGGAACTAGG TTTCTTCCAAGACTGAAAATCTTAAATCTCAGTCATTCACATGGCCTTGTGACAACCCCTGACTTGTCAGGATCCCCTGACCTCGAGAGATTAATTCTTAAAGATTGCATAAATTTGAAAGAGGTGGATGAATCCATTGGAGATTTGGAGAAACTTGTTTTCTTGAATCTAAAAGATTGCAAAAATCTTATGAAGCTTCCAATAAGAATTAGTATGCTGCGATCTCTCCAGGAACTTATTCTCTCTGGTTGCTCAAATCTTGTGCTGCCTGCCAGTAAGATCGTTGAAAATCAGTCAGACTCTACACCTAGTGACATGAAGAAAGTCAGTCTGTTATTTGCAGTTAAATCGTGGCAATCAATCCGATCATGGGTATTGCCAAGAAAAAATCTCCAACTTACCAGTGCAAGTTTgccacaatttttaaaaagcttAGATATGGCGTACTGCAATCTGTCAGAAATTCCCAATGATCTTCCTAGTAGCCTATCCTCATTGGAGCGTTTGAATCTAGATGGAAACCCATTTTTGAGCCTGCCAGTAAACTTGAATGGTCTTAGTAAGCTCCAGAGACTTTCGTTGGATATGTGCCCAAACCTCGAAATGATTCCCGAGCTCCCACCAAGTGTAGAGGCTTTGATCGCAACTAGATGTACTTCATTGAAAAGAGTACTACTAAACTTACCCGACATGTTACCAACAATTAGACTTGCGGTTATTGCATGCGAGAATGTAGTTGAAATTCAAAACGTGTTTAAAAAAAGACCGTTGAGAAGCGTCGACATAGAAATGATCAAAGATATCGGTCTGTTCAATTTGGAATCCATAGGAAGCACTGAAGTTGAAATGTTCGACTACTTGACACTTACAAGAAGGAAGGGTCCTCTccag GGACTCGATGAATGTGGTATATTTAGCATATTCCTTCCCGGGAGCGAGGTTCCAGATTGGTTCTGCTACAAGTCGAGCATGGGTAACTCTGAGCTGTCTATAACTATACCTCCACATCTTAATTTGAAGATCCGAGGCCTAAATGCATGTGTTGTGTATGCACATGATGAGGTTGATGATGATAAGGGAAGGGGATTTTACCGCGCTCCCTTTCTTAACATCAGTAATGAGACCAAGGGTCTTAAGTGGACCTATGTGCCAGTCACAATAGGGTTTTCAAAAGAGAAGGAACATATGTTATGGCTTAGTCATTGGCGATTCGCAAACGATGAATTGAAGGGTGGGGATGAAATACGTGTTTCGGTTAGAGTAGATAAAGATGATATCTTGATAAAGGAATTTGGAATCCAGCTTGTGTACGAGCAGAATAATAATGAGGGTACTGTAACTGAAGATATAACCACAATGTTCCAGCATGAAACAACTCCTCCTTCGACCCAGAATCATGTCGTTGCTGGAGATGTGTCAGCATCAGCATCAaggttccataaaaataaaaataataaggtgGGTGAATACTATATTTGTAATCATAATGGATGGTATCcttga
- the LOC18788096 gene encoding uncharacterized protein LOC18788096, translated as MAMLICDWTVFTILTCDLLFLTMKGQPRGRARCGRRGRGAVRGRGARGKGATTGNGDVDATSVNASGTTTVRGVKRGRGVVSEQQQTQARPKFNVKRGAQAPYVIRKTNLFADSQAGQSSQAPSGPAPSLQAPSRPAPSKQAPSQSVPHSQGPSQPAPRSQAPPQPVQSSQAYQGSSSQPQPMVTSPKRPRLKSPAKRIRPWRV; from the exons atggcTATGTTAATATGTGATTGGACTGTTTTTACTATATTAACATGTGATTTGTTGTTCTTGACAATGAAGGGGCAACCTAGAGGTAGAGCAAGATGCGGTAGAAGGGGAAGAGGAGCTGTGAGGGGAAGAGGTGCAAGGGGAAAAGGAGCTACAACTGGTAATGGAGATGTTGATGCTACAAGTGTCAATGCAAGTGGAACAACAACTGTCAGAGGTGTTAAGAGAGGCAGAGGTGTTGTCAGTGAACAACAACAAACTCAGGCCAGACCAAAGTTTAAT GTGAAAAGAGGAGCTCAGGCCCCCTATGTCATAAGGAAGACCAATCTATTTGCTGATTCACAAGCTGGCCAAAGTTCACAAGCTCCTTCCGGACCTGCCCCAAGTTTACAAGCTCCTTCAAGACCTGCCCCAAGTAAACAAGCTCCTTCACAATCTGTCCCACATTCACAAGGTCCTTCACAACCTGCCCCAAGGTCACAAGCTCCTCCACAACCTGTCCAAAGTTCACAAGCTTATCAAGGTTCAAGTTCACAACCTCAACCTATGGTAACTTCTCCAAAAAGGCCTAGGTTAAAATCTCCAGCAAAACGAATAAGGCCATGGAGAGTTTAG
- the LOC109948293 gene encoding TMV resistance protein N-like, translating into MAATSTQQDPSSHRCTYDAFLSFRGTDTRKGFTDHLYRALEVAGIHTFRDDDEIERGANISAELQKAIQESRVSIIVFSKDYASSRWCLDELVTIMDRRETNEHMVMPIFYDVDPSHVRNQTGIFEQAFARHQQRFNKEMDKVEKWRKALRDVADLGGMVLGDRYFFIPKMVVFTLSWIVFKLDYSEAFSLLSCSC; encoded by the coding sequence ATGGCTGCTACCAGCACGCAGCAGGATCCGTCCTCTCACCGGTGCACTTATGATGCATTCTTGAGCTTCAGGGGCACAGATACACGCAAGGGATTTACTGATCACCTTTACAGGGCTTTGGAGGTGGCAGGGATCCACACTTTTAGAGATGATGACGAAATCGAAAGAGGAGCAAATATTTCAGCAGAGCTTCAAAAAGCAATACAAGAGTCTCGAGTATCCATCATTGTCTTCTCCAAGGACTACGCTTCCTCGAGATGGTGCCTGGATGAACTAGTGACGATCATGGACCGTAGAGAAACTAATGAGCACATGGTTATGCCGATTTTCTATGATGTGGATCCATCCCATGTCAGGAACCAGACAGGAATTTTTGAACAAGCTTTTGCCAGACACCAACAGCGCTTCAACAAGGAGATGGACAAGGTGGAGAAGTGGAGAAAAGCTCTCAGAGATGTTGCAGATTTGGGAGGGATGGTTTTAGGAGATCGGTACTTTTTCATTCCCAAAATGGTGGTTTTCACTCTATCTTGGATAGTTTTTAAATTAGATTATAGTGAAGCTTTTTCTTTACTCTCTTGTAGTTGTTAG
- the LOC18788099 gene encoding TMV resistance protein N — MDYRVRGLNMWLEDGSSDVGVAVVYGMGGIGKTTIAKTAYNQNYNKFQGSSFLADIRATSKLPNGFVHLQRNLLSDLQKGKAKKIYSLDEGITKIKRAIRCKRVLIALDDVDNLEQFNAILGMREWLHPGSKIIITTRHEHLLKAHENYAILFKVEGLHEYESLELFSWHAFRQPHPSEGYMDLSRPVVQHCGGVPLALQVLGSSLFGKAADVWKNALQNLDVITEGKIQKILRISFDSLQDHDKRLFLHIACFFVGKDNDFSTTVLDECEFATNIGMQNLVDRCLLIIDGFNKLTMHQLLQDMGRGIIREESPEDPGKRTRVWNKDASNVLRKLTVRNIFFYVYVFVIVLCM, encoded by the coding sequence ATGGATTATCGTGTGAGAGGCCTAAACATGTGGTTAGAAGATGGATCAAGTGATGTTGGAGTAGCTGTAGTCTATGGGATGGGTGGAATTGGCAAGACCACCATTGCCAAGACTGCTTATAACCAGAACTACAATAAATTTCAAGGTAGCAGCTTTCTTGCAGATATTAGAGCAACTTCAAAACTTCCCAATGGTTTTGTACACTTGCAAAGGAACCTTCTTTCAGATCTCCAAAAGGGGAAAGCAAAGAAAATATACAGCTTGGATGAAGGAATAACAAAGATCAAACGGGCGATACGTTGCAAAAGAGTTCTTATTGCTCTTGATGATGTGGACAACTTGGAACAATTCAATGCAATTCTTGGAATGCGAGAATGGCTTCATCCAGGAAGTAAAATAATCATAACAACTAGACATGAACATTTGTTAAAGGCTCATGAGAATTATGCAATATTGTTTAAGGTGGAAGGGTTGCATGAGTATGAATCACTTGAGCTTTTCAGTTGGCATGCCTTTAGACAACCCCATCCTAGCGAAGGTTACATGGATCTTTCAAGACCTGTAGTGCAACACTGTGGAGGGGTTCCATTAGCTCTTCAAGTTCTAGGATCTTCTCTATTTGGTAAAGCTGCAGATGTATGGAAAAATGCATTACAGAACTTAGATGTAATTACTGaaggaaaaattcaaaagattCTCAGAATAAGCTTTGATTCTCTGCAAGATCATGACAAACGTCTGTTCCTCCATATAGCCTGTTTCTTCGTAGGAAAAGACAATGATTTTTCAACTACAGTCCTTGATGAATGTGAGTTTGCCACAAACATTGGAATGCAAAATCTGGTTGATAGATGTTTGCTGATAATTGATGGATTCAACAAGTTAACCATGCACCAATTACTTCAAGACATGGGAAGGGGAATTATTCGCGAAGAATCGCCTGAGGATCCTGGAAAACGTACTAGAGTGTGGAATAAAGATGCCTCTaatgttttgagaaaattaacTGTAAGAAATATCTTCTTTTACGTCTATGTATTCGTAATTGTGTTGTGCATGTGA